CCGACCTCAAGGCCCCGTTCCGCTTCGAGGTGCGGGCCCCCGAGGGCTGGACGGTGTGGAGCAACGGCGTCGGCGAGCAGCGCGACGGCGTGTGGCGCTTCGCCGAGACGAAGCCGATCTCGACGTACATCACCTGCGTCGTCGCGGGCCCGTACCACTACGTGACGGACCACTACGAGCGGACGTTCGAGGACGGGACACGGCTGGAGATCCCGCTCGGCGCGCTGTGCCGCAAGGGGCTCGCCAAGCACTTCGACGCGGACGACGTCTTCCTCATCACCAAGCAGGGCCTGGACTTCTTCCACGACCGCTTCGACCACCCGTACCCGTTCGGCAAGTACGACCAGGCGTTCGTGCCCGAGTACAACCTGGGGGCGATGGAGAACCCGGGGCTCGTGACCTTCCGCGAGGAGTACATCTTCCGCGGGAAGGTGACCCGGGCCTCCTACGAGGGCCGCGCCAACACGATCCTGCACGAGATGGCGCACATGTGGTTCGGCGATCTCGTCACCATGGAGTGGTGGGACGACCTGTGGCTGAAGGAGTCCTTCGCCGACTTCATGGGCGCGTTCGCGAACGTCGGCGCGACCCGGTTCAAGGACGCCTGGATCACCTTCGCCAACCGCCGCAAGGCCTGGGCGTACCGCGCCGACCAGCTGCCCTCCACGCACCCGATCACGGCGGACATCCGCGACCTGGAGGACGCCAAGCTCAACTTCGACGGGATCACGTACGCCAAGGGCGCCTCCGTGCTGAAGCAGCTCGTCGCCTACGTGGGCCAGGACGCCTTCCTGGAGGGCGCCCGGCGCTACTTCAAGCGGCACGCGTACGGCAACACCCGGCTCGGTGACCTGCTGGCGGTCCTGGAGGAGACCAGCGGGCGGGACATGGCCGCGTGGTCGCGCGCCTGGCTGGAGACGGCCGGCGTCAACTCCCTTACCCCGCAGGTGCTGCTGAGCACCGACGGGCGGGTGGAGGAGCTGGCCGTCGTCCAGGAGGCCGCCGAGTCGCACCCCACGATCCGCCCGCACCGGGTGGCGGTGGGCCTCTACCGGAGCGAGGACGGGGCGCTGGTGCGGTACGCGCGCGCCGAGGCGGACGTCGCCGGGCCGCGCACGGTCGTCGCCGGACTGGCGGGCGAGCAGGCGCCGGACCTGGTGCTCGTCAACGACGACGACCTGACGTACTGCAAGATCCGCTTCGACGAGACCTCGCTGGCCACGCTGCGCGACCGGCTCGGCGACCTCACGGACCCGCTGGCGCGGGCGCTGTGCTGGTCGGCGCTGTGGAACCTGACCCGGGACGCGCTGCTGCCCGCGCGGGACTTCGTCGACCTGGTGCTGCGGTTCGCGGGCCGCGAGTCCGACATCGGCGTGCTGCACATGCTGCACGCGTGGGCCGAGTCCGCGCTCACCCACTACGCCGCGCCCGAGTGGCGCGAGACCGGCGCCCGGCTGCTGTCCGAGGGCGCGCTGCGCGAGCTGCGGGCGGCCGAGCCGGGCAGCCAGCACCAGCTCACCTGGGCGCGGTTCTTCGCGGCGGTCGCCGCCGGGGAGGCGGACCTCGCCGTGCTGCGCGGGCTGCTGGAGGACACCGAGAAGATCGACGGCCTGGAGGTGGACCAGGAGCTGCGCTGGACGTTCCTGGAGCCGCTGACCGCGCACGGCGCCGTGGACGAGGCGGCGCTCGCTGCGGAACTCGCCCGGGACGACACCGCCTCCGGCAAGCGGCACCAGGTGCGCTGCCTGGCAGCGCGCCCCTCGGCGGAGGTCAAGGCGCGGGCCTGGGAGCGGGTGGTGGAGTCCGACGCGCTGTCCAACGCGCTGGTGGAGGCGACGATCGCGGGGTTCGCGCAGCCGTCCCAGCGGGAGCTGCTCGCGCCGTACGCGGAGAAGTACTTCGCGGTGATCGAACGGGTGTGGGCGGAGCGGTCCATCCAGATCGGGATGGACGTGGTCCGCGGCCTGTACCCGGCGCTCCAGGCCTCGCGGGAGACCCTGGCGGCGACGGACGCGTGGCTGACGGCCCACGAGGACGCGGCCCCGGCGCTGCGCCGCCTGGTCCTGGAGGCCCGGGACGACCTGGCGCGCGGGCTGCGCGGCCAGGAGTGCGACGCGGCGGCGGCAGCCGGCTGACGCCGGAACGGAGGGTGCGGCCCCGGCGTCAACTTCCCGTTCCCCACGGGGTGTTACGCAACTCTGACGTCGGGGCCGTAACCCGGGGCGCCGCCCGTCCGGACCAGCCTCTTCGGCACTCGAACAGCTGTCCTTTAGTGCCGCCTTGTCCTGGTTCGTCGACGGGCGCGTAACAGCGGTTATCGGGCGGTCCGGGGCCGGGAAACTCCCCCGCATGACGCACAACACCCCCCTCTCCCCCCGCCCGCTCCAGCACCTCTCCGACGCCCGCCCCCGCGTGCTGTCCGCCGCGCAGCTGCGCGCCCACGGCGTCGGCGCCGCCGAGACCGACGAGCGGTGCCGGCCCGGCGGCCCCTGGCAGCAACTGCTGCCGGGGGTCGTACTGCTGCACCCCGGCCCGCCCACCTCGGAGGAGCGGCTGCACGCGGTGCTGCTCTACGCCGACCGCGCGCAGAGCCGCTCCGGCGCGGCCGTCCCGGGCATCCCGCCGCAGCCGGGCGCCGCGCAGGCCCACGAGTCCGGCCCCGCCCCGCGCCCGGTGCCCGCCGTCGGGGCGATGGTCACCGGGCTCGCCGCGCTCACCCTGCACGGCTTCACCGCCTCCCCGCCGCTGCCGTCCCTGGACCGCATCGACGTCCTCGTCCCCCGCACCCGGCGGCTGCGCAGCGTCGGCTGCGTCCGTCTCGTGCGCACCTCCGTGCTGCCCGCCCCCGAGCGGGTCACCGGCGTGCCCGTCACCCCGGTGCCGCGCGCCCTGGCCGACGCGGTGGCGCAACTGTCGGACGCCACCACGGTGCGCCGGCTGCTGACCGAGGCGGTCCGCGGCGGCCACTGCGAACCGGCCGCCGTCGTACGGGAGCTGACGCAGGCGCGGCTGCTGAACCGGCCGCACGTGGTGGACGCCGTGGACGCGCTGCTCGCCGAGGGCCGCACCCTCGCCGAGGAGCGGCTGTACCGGATGGTCGAGGAGTACGGACTGCCGGACCCGGTGTGGAACGTGGACCTGCGGCTGCCGGGCGGCCCGCACCTGGGCGGGGTGGACGCCTACTGGCCCGAGGCCGCGGTCGCCGTGGAGCTGGACACGCGTGCCCCGCGCCACGGCGGCCCGCAGGGCGCGGGGCGCCCGGACGACGACGCCCTGTGGACGGAGCACGCGCGCAAGCGGGAGCACCTGGAGCGGCTGGGCGTCACCGTCCTCCACGTCACCCCGAAGAAGCTGCGGGACGCGAGGGAGCAGCAGGCGACGGTGGTCCGTACGGCGCTGATGGCCGCGGCGGACCGGAAGCCGCCCGCGTACATCGTGGTCCTGCCCAGGTGAGCGCGGTTGTCGTGCTGCTCTACGCCTTCTTCAGGACGAGTTCGGTGTTGCGGTCCCCGGGGTCGCCCGAGAGGGTCGCGCGGGAGCCGGGTGCGTTGAAGGCGAGTTCGCGGTAGAGGGCGGCGAGCCCGGTCTGGGTGAGGTCGGCGAAGTCGGTGCGGTGCGGGGCGGCGGACTCCACGAGCGTGGTGAACAGGGAGAGCGTGCCGTCCTTGTTGTCGACGACCTCGATCACCCGGGCGAGCTGCGGGAAGTCGACGTGGGAGGCGGTGGAGACCTCCCAGAAGGAGCCGTTGCCGGGGGAGTGGTGGGGGGTGATGGCGTTCTTGTGGCTGTGGCCGTTGACCCAGGCGAGCACGTTGGGGTGGCGGCCGAGGACGGTGACCAGCTCGTCGCCGCCGTGCCGCTTCTCGCCGGGGCGGCCGGGGTCGGTGCGCAGATTGCGCATCGTCCTGCTGGTGTGGTGGCTGAAGACGAGGACGTGGGCGTCCCGGTTGTCGCGCAGCGTCTTCTCCAGCCAGCGCAGTTGGGCGTCGCCGATCGAGCCCTCGTAGTGGCCGCCGGGGTCGGTGGTGTCGAGGCTGATCCCGAGGACGTCGTCGGCGATGCGAAAGGCGTAGTACTGGGTGCCGGCGTCGAGGTTGGCCTGCGTGTAGCCGTGGCCGACGGGGCCGGGGCCGGTGTGCGCGGGGTCGAGGTGGGCCTTGAGGTACTCGGCGGGGGTGAAGGGGGCGCGGGCCTCGTCGGGGGTGACGGAACGCATGTGGCGGGCCTGGGACTTCAGCAGGGCGCGGAAGTCGGCGCCGGTGGGGTCGCCGCCGTGCCGGACGTTGTCCCAGATGGCCTTGCCCGCGTGCTCGTCCAGGCTCATCAGTTTGCGGCCGCCGACGGCGAACTCGGCGAACCAGGAGTCGCCGGGGGCGTAGCAGCCGCCGGGCAGGGCGTCGTGGTTGCCGACGGTGGAGTACCAGGGGAGGTGGAGGCCGGGGCTGTTGACCTCGGCGATCGCGGCGGCGAGGAAGCCGTCGAGACGGGGGAAGCCGTGCTGCTTGTCGGCGTCGCGCAGGGCGGAGTCGGGCTGCCAGTACAGCGTCAGACCGCTGTTCTGGACGCCCTCGTAGTGGCGGGGGTCGCCGGAGTTGGGGGTGACGCGGCCGCCGCTCATCACCTTGAGGAACCAGTCCAGTTCCGTGCGGGAGTTGTTGTCGCAGTTGTCACCGGTCGTCATCACGAAGTGCAGCGGGGAGCCGGTGGCGGGGGCGCCGCGCAGGGCGTTGACGCGTTCGACGAGGGAGGCGGCACCGGCGACGGACAGGGCCTCCTGGGGACGCCAGGCGCTGGAGGTCTGGGCGCGCAGGTACTCGTAGCGCAGGGGGTGCTGGACGTCGACCAGGTGCAGGTCGGTGAACTGGACGAACGCGGCGAGGGCGGTACGGCGGGCCGCCCGGCCGCCCGCGGCGGCGGCGAGGTCGGTGCGGACGACACGGGGCCAGGCGGGGCCGTCGCCGAGGCGGCGGTAACCGGTGTCCTTGCCGGCGGGGGTGGCGGGGGTGGCGGCGGTGGCGAGGGTGGTGCCGCGGGTGTAGGGGGCGAGGGGTGCGGCCGCGGCGGGGCGCCCGTGGGTGATGAGCGGCGGTTCGGCGCCGGCAGCGGCCTTGTCGGGGCGGAGGGCGAGCCCGAGGCCGACGGAGGCGGTGGCCGCGCCGGCGGTGGCGAGGAGGGTGCGGCGGGTGGGGGCGAAGGGGGTGGTGCTGGTGCCTGTGGTGGGGGGTTCTGTGGCGGCTGAGCGTTGGCGCGGCATGGCGGGATCTCCCCGGGGGCGAACGCATCGACGGTGGCGCGGGGTTCGCCTGCGCGAACCTTCCGCTCACCGGGATGCTTGGCACCGGGGGTGGCGACGGCGTGAACGGGACGGCAACGTTGCGGCGCCCCCAGAGGTTTTTTCGGCTGCGGGGCGAGGCGGAGCCTGGGGGCGCCGCGGAGGCGCACACGGGTCGTGCGTCGCTACGGCAGGCCGACTTACGGGCGCTCCGATGCGTCAAGCCAGTAGGTGGCAAGCATCTCGGCCGGCCAGGCCGGCAACAGCGACGCCGATGGTTGCGGTGGACGAACGTGGCACAGGCGGCTTTCGAGGGTTCCACCCGGTCCAGCAGGATCGCGATGGCCTACTGGTGAAGCGTGGACGCCTCACTCACCCAGGGAGAGAGGTAAGCGTCCCTCAATCCCCGATGATGTAGACATAGCCGGCCTTTTTCAGGGCCAACCACGCGATCTCCAGGATCTCGTCGATGACCGCGGGCCGACCAGCAGGGAGTGCCTCAAGTTCTTCAATCAGGCGTTCGGTCTGCCAACTGTTGAACATGGTGTCGCCGTGAGGCATGACTCCGCGTCGAATCGAGCCCGGCGGAGCCGACAAGCACAGGCGCGCGAAGGACGCGTCCCGGTCATCAGCCACCATCCGCAGCCTTTGATGCCCCACAGCCTGCGCGTATATGGCCAGCCCCATTCGAACTCCCTGTCATTCGGGATACATAGACACAACGGAGCGGTGCCCCAACTGTGACAGCGATACCTGCGGGTAGCGCGTGGCGCCGTGTCTGGTCGGGGATGACTCGGGTAAGGGTGGCAAGGGCGAGCAGCCCTTACGGCAAGCTCCCCACCCGCCCCGTCGGCGGGCGGTCGTGCCACAGGCGCAGGGCCGTGTCGACGTACGGGACACGCTCCAGCGCGCCCACCTCCGACAGTTCGTGCCACGCCGCCAGGTCCGTCGAGCCGTCGACCTCCGAGCGCAGTTCACCGCCCACCACCCGCACCTCGTACATCACCCGCACCGCCTGGTGGTCGACCGGACCCCGCCGCCAGCCCCGGCGCGGGATCACCCGCCGTGCCGACTCCACCCCCAGCAGCGCCACCGGCTCCACCCGGTACCCCGTCTCCTCCTCCACCTCCCGCACCACCGTCCCGTACGGGTCCTCCCCGTGTTCCATCCCCCCGCCCGGCAACGTCCACCGCCGCGGCCCGCCCGCCCCGGTCCACCGGGCCAGCAGGATCCGCCCGTCCCGGACACACACGGCGTAGGCCGCCACCCTCACGTTCTGCCGCATGCGGCGACGTTACGGGGCGACGGCAGAAAACCCCGCGTCACCCGGACGGAACCACCCGCTTTGCCCGCTAACTCCCCGATGACGTATGGCGGAAGTACGCCATGCACGCGTCATCAGACGGTCAACACTCCCCAAACAACCCCCGCTCGGGTAAAGCTGAGCGGCCCACTTCGGTTCATTTGACCTACAAGGGATGCCGATGACCTCCGACCCTCAGCGCGCCCCCATATCGGGCGCGAGAAGACGCGCGGCCCGCGTCGCCGTGGCCACCGGCCTGGTGGCCGCGCTCTCCGCGGCCGGGCCGATACCCCTGGCCGTCGCGGCGGGCCACACCACCACGGCCGCCGCCGACCCGGCCGACCCGGCCGCCGCCCCCGTCAAGTCCGGGCCCGCCAAGCTCGGTTCGGACGACGCCGACCTGCTGGCGCAGGCGAAGGCGGGCGGCGACAAGACCGTCACCATGATGGTCGCCACCGCCCCCGGCAAGACCGAGCAGGTCGCCGGGGAACTCGACGCCGTCAAGGGCGGCTCCGTCGGGCGGACGTACGACAAGCTCGGTTACGTCCGCGCCACCGTCCCCACCGCGAAGGCGGACGCGGCGATCGCGGCCGCCACCAAGCTGTCCTCCGTGCACGCGATCGACCTCCGCCAGGAGATCGCCCTCGACGACCCGACGCCGAGCGCCGACACGGCGAAGGACACCAAGGCCGCCAAGGGCGCCAACAAGCGGGCGGCCGAGCGCACTTACCCCGCGCCCGGCAAGAACACCCCCGCCGTCAACCCGTACAACCCCTCCTTCGAGACCGGCGCCGTCGACTTCGTCCGGCAGAACCCGAAGGCCGACGGGCGCGGCATCACCATCGGCATCCTGGACTCCGGCGTGGACCTCGGCCACCCGGCGCTGCAGAAGACGACCACCGGCCAGCGGAAGATCGTCGACTGGGTGACCGCGACCGACCCGATCGTGGACGGCGACCAGACCTGGCGCCCCATGGTCAGCTCCGTCTCCGGGCCCACCTTCACCTACGGCGGGCGCACCTACACCGCGCCGGCCGGTTCGTACCAGGTGAGCACCTTCAAGGAGTCGTACACCACGGGCGGCGACGCCGCGGGCGACGCGAACCGCGACGGCGACACCACCGACTCCTGGGGGGTCCTGTACGACGCGGCGGCCGGCACGGTCCGCGTCGACCTGAACGACAACGGGGACTTCACCGACGACACCCCGATGAAGCCGTACAAGGACGGCTACCAGGTCGGCTACTTCGGCACCGACGACCCGAAGACGGACGTGGCCGAGCGGCAGCCGTTCGTCGTGCAGATCCGCAAGGACGTGCCGATGGACCCCTACGGCGGGTCCTGGGTCGGCAAGAAGGCGGACTTCGTCAACATCGGCGTGATCGAGTCCGAGCACGGCACGCACGTCGCCGGCATCACCGCCGCCAACGGGCTGTTCGGCGGGCGGATGGACGGCGCCGCCCCCGGCGCGCAGATCGTCTCCTCGCGCGCCTGCACCTGGAGCGGCGGCTGCACCAATGTGGCGCTCACCGAGGGCATGATCGACCTCGTCGCCAACCGGGGCGTCGACATCGTCAACATGTCCATCGGCGGGCTGCCCGCGCTCAACGACGGCGCCAACGCGCGCGCCACGATGTACACGCGGCTGATCGACACCTACGGCGTCCAGCTCGTGATCTCCGCGGGCAACTCCGGCCCCGGCGCCAACACGATCGGCGACCCGGGCCTGGCCGACAAGGTGATCTCGGTCGGCGCGTCCATCTCGCGCGAGACCTGGGCGGCCAACTACGGCTCCGCGGTGCGGACGAAGTACGCGATGATGCCGTTCTCCTCGCGCGGCCCGCGTGAGGACGGCGGCTTCACGCCGACGCTGACCGCGCCGGGCGCCGCGATCAACACCACGCAGACCTGGCTGCCGGGCGCCCCGGTGCCCGAGGCGGGCTACGCGCTCCCGGCCGGCTACTCCATGCTCCAGGGCACCTCGATGGCCTCCCCGCAGGCGGCCGGCGCCTCCGCGCTGCTGCTGAGCGCGGCGAAGCAGAAGCACATCGACCTGACGCCCGCGAAGCTGCGCACCGCCCTGACCTCGACCGCCGACCACATCAGCGGCGTACAGGCGTACGAGGAGGGCGCGGGTCTCATCGACATCGTCGCCGCCTGGCGGTCGATCCGGCACGGCGCGAGCGCGCACACGTACACGGTGAAGGCGCCGGTCGACACCGCGATCGACTACGCGCTCACGACCCCGGGCTTCGGCACCGGTCTCTACGACCGCGAGGGCGGCCTGAAGGCCGGGCAGCACAAGACGTACGACGTCACCGTGACCCGCACCTCCGGACCCTCGGGCGGGGTGTGGCACCGGCTGCGGCTCGCCAACGACGCCACGCACACGTTCCGGATCGTCGGCTCCCCGCTGGTGCGGCTGCCGCTGAACGAGCCGGTGACCGTCCATGTGCGGGCGACGCCGAGGTCGGCGGGGCTCAAGAGCGCGATCCTGGAGGTCGACGACCCGCGCACGGAGGGCACCGACCAGCAGATCCTCACCACGGTCGTGGTCTCCACGCCGGCGAAGTACACCTACACGGCGTCGGGTTCGGTGCAGCGCAACAGCACCCGCTCGTACTTCGTCACGGTCCCCGAGGGCGCCACCTCGCTGGAGGTCGCCATCGGCGGGCTGCGGGACAAGAGCCAGACCCGGTTCATCGGCATCCACCCGTACGGCGTCCCGGTGGACGAGACGTCCACGCCGTACTGCTACAACAACTACCTCGACGGCAACGGCTGCCGCCCGGACGCCCGGTCGTACGCCGAGCCGCAGGCCGGGGTGTGGGAGATCGAGGTCGAGGCACGGCGTACCTCGCCGCTGCTCGACAACCCCTACAAGCTGGACGTCACCGTGCTCGGCGCGGAGTTCGACCCGGCGACCGTGAACGTGCCCGAGGCGAAGGTCGGCACCCCGGCCACCGCCTCCTGGAAGGTCACCAACAAGTTCGCGGCGCTGGAGGGCACCCTGAAGGGCGGCCCGCTCGGCTCGTCGAAGACGGACCGGCCCTCGCTCGCGCAGGGCGAGACCCGGACCACCACCGTGGTCGTGCCCGAGGGTGCCGCCTCGCTCGACGTGGCGATCGGCGGGACCTCGGACACCGGGGCCGACCTGGACCTGACGGTGTACGACGCCTCGGGCGCGCAGGTCGCGCAGTCGGCGGACGGTGACTCGGAGGAGTCGGTGTCGGTGGCCAAGCCGGCCGCCGGGACGTACACGGTCGAGGTCGTCGGCTACTCGGTGCCCGCCGGGACCACGGAGTACGACTACCGGGACGTGTTCTTCTCGTCCTCGCTCGGCACGGTGACGGTGGCCTCCTCGGCGCCGGTGAAGCTCGGCACGGGCTCGTCGGCGACGGTGGACGCGCAGGTCACGGCGGCGGCCGCGGCGCCCGAGGGCCGGGAGTTCTTCGGCCGGGTGCAGCTGGTCAACGCCCGGGGCACGGTCGCGGGCACCGGCAGCGTGAGCATCGGCAAGGTGGTGCGGTAACCGCGCGGCGGGGGCGGGGGTGTCCCTTCCGGGGGTCTCCCCCCTCCCCCGCCGTTCACGGGGCGCGCAGACCCCGGTCGACGAAGTCGACCAGCCACTCGAAGCTCTCGTCGACGTCGGTGCTCCAGCGGAAGCCGCCCGCCGACTGCAGGGTGGCGAAGCCGTGGAAGAGGCTGCGCAGCATGCGCAGGGCGTGGGTCTCGTCCGCCTCGGCGAGGTCGTATCCGCGCAGCACCGCGAGGAGCGGTTCGAGCAGCCGTCGGCCGCCGGCGGCCAGCGGGTCGTCGGGGCCGGTGGGTTCCATGCCGATCGTCGCGGCGTACCGGCCGGGGTGGTCGAGGACGTAGGTGCGGAAGGCCCTGGCCGCGGCCGCCAGGGCGTCACGGCCGGCCCGCCCCTGGACGGCGGTGCCGACCGCGTCACCGGCCTCGCTCAGCGCCAGGGCGGCGATGCGCCGGTTGAGGTCCTCCTGCCCGGCCACGTGCTTGTACAGGGAGGGCGTGCGCACCCCCAGCCGTTCGGCCAGCAGCCCCATCGTGAGGCGGCCCGCGCCGACCTCGTCGGCGAGCGCGGCACCGGCCGCGACGACGACCGCCGGGTCGAGGCCCGCCCTAGGCACGGGCGGTCTCCGCGAGGAACGGCAGCATGAGCGAGGTCACCTGGTCAGGGTACTGGTCGTGGGCGTAGTGCCCGGCCCCCTCGATCATCTCCAACCGTCCGAGGCCCTGCGGCAGCTCCGCGAGGATCGCCTCGCCCTCGGCCCGCGGGTCGGCCCAGTCCGGGTCGAGCGTGCCCTCGACGACCAGGACGGGGCAGCGGACGTTGCCGAGCTGAGCGCCCGCGTCGTCCGGGGCGCTGCGCCCCATGGCCTGCATGGCCTTCATCCGGCCGGGCTCGCTCATGAGCGCGTCGATGCGCGCCGTCCGCCGCTCCCAGTCGGCCGGCCGGACGCCGGGGTAGGCCACCTCCAGGTACGCGCGCCACAGCCGCGGGCTGCCGAAGAGGCCCGCGCCGAGCAGCCGCACCATGCCCTTGCGGAACCGGCTGACCCTGAGGTCGCCGAGCTTCATCGACTGCTTGCGCGTGAACGGCGCCAGCTCGACGACGGCGGTGATCAGCTCCGGCTCCCGCGCGGCGGCGATGGTGGCGGCGCCGCCGGAGAAGGAGTGCCCGACGAGCACGGCGGGCCCGCCGAGGTGCCGTACGAGGGCGAGCAGGTCACCGGCGACGTCGGTACGGCTGAAGGACGCCCACTCGACGCTGGACTCGCCGCAGCCGCGCAGGTCGACGGCGGCGACGCGGTACCCGGCGGCCACGAGCCGGGGAACGACGGCCCGGTAGGCGAACCGGCTGTCCCCCACCCCGTGCGCCAGCACGACGAGCGGCCCGTCCCCCACGACGTCATAGGCGATACGCCCACCGTCCACGGCAAGGTACTCGGTCATGACAGCTCCTTCGACCCGCTCAGCTAATATCGTTATCCAAAAGCTAATCCAGTTAGCCAACGAAGTCAACGGCGCCTGCAAAGGGGCGCGGGGAACTGCGCAATCTTTTAGGGGGGTCCGGGGGCGCAGCCCCCGGGGACGGGAAGGGTAGGGGCGGCGGGGGCGAAAAAACTCCGGCACCCCGCAGGGCAGAGGCATACGTCACACCCCCGCGTGCACCACCACCCCCCGGGTAGGCACGCCCCGAAACCGCCCGGAGGACCCCGTCCCACTCCCCGAGCAGGACGGCAAAGAATTGGACAGGCAACCCGGGCACCACCGCATCATGGAGAAGCGGCCGAAACGCGGCCGAGACGCGCCGAGAACCAGGGAGACACCGTGAGGGTCGGAATCGTCGGAGCCACCGGACAGGTCGGCACGGTCATGCGCAGGATCCTCAAGGAGCGCGACTTCCCGGTCACCGAGCTGCGCCTGTTCGCCTCGGCCCGCTCCGCCGGCACGGTCGTCGACGGTGTCACGGTGGAGGACGCCTCCCAGGCCGACTACACCGGCCTCGACATCGTCCTGTTCTCCGCGGGCGGCGCCACCTCCAAGGCGCTGGCCGAAAAGGTCGCCTCCCAGGGCGCCGTCGTGATCGACAACTCCTCCGCCTGGCGCCGCGACCCGGACGTCCCCCTGGTGGTCTCCGAGGTGAACCCGCACGCGGCCCTGAACCGCCCCAAGGGGATCATCGCCAACCCGAACTGCACCACGATGGCCGCGATGCCCGTCCTCAAGCCGCTGCACGAGGAGGCGGGGCTTCAGGCGCTGGTCGTCGCCACGTACCAGGCGGTGTCCGGCTCCGGACTCGCCGGCGTCGCCGAGCTGCACGGACAGACGCAGAAGGTCGTCGCGGAGGCCGACCGGCTGACGCACGACGGCGCGGCCGTGGACTTCCCCGAGCCGAACGTCTACAAGCGCCCCATCGCCTTCAACGTGCTGCCCCTCGCCGGCAACCTGGTCGACGACGGCCTGAACGAGACCGACGAGGAGCAGAAGCTCCGCAACGAGTCCCGCAAGATCCTGGAGATCCCGGAGCTGAAGGTCTCCGGCACCTGTGTGCGCGTACCGGTCTTCTCCGGCCACTCCCTCCAGGTCAACGCCCGCTTCGCCCGGCCGCTCAGCCCCGAGCGCGCCACCGAGCTGCTGGGCGGCGCCCCCGGCGTGGCCCTCTCCGACATCCCCACCCCGCTGCAGGCGGCCGGCCAGGACCCGTCGTACGTGGGCCGCATCCGCGCCGACGAGACGGTGGACAACGGTCTGGCCCTGTTCATCTCCAACGACAACCTCCGCAAGGGCGCCGCGCTGAACGCCGTACAGATCGCGGAACTGGTGGCGGCGGAGCTGAACGAGAAGAAGTAACCGGTCGGCGGGTGCGGCGGGCGGGAACCGACCCGCCGCACCCGCGGGGGTTTCCCCCACGCCGGTGTCCGCCCCGGGGCAGGGCTTTCCCTCGACGTGTCCGGTCCGCCGGTCGTTCCACGAAATCTCGGCAGCCTTCGCCGGGCCGGTCGTGGAAGGATGACCGAACCGACACATATGGAGGAGATGACCGCGTGCCTGGCACCAATCTGACCCGCGAAGAGGCACGGACGCGGGCGAAGCTGCTCACCGTCGACTCGTACGAGATCGACCTCGATCTCTCGGGCGCTCAAGAGGGCGGCACCTACCGGTCCGTGACCACGGTGCGCTTCGACGTGGCCGAGTCCGGCGCGGACTCGTTCATCGACCTGATCGCCCCGGCCGTGCACGAGGTGACCCTCAACGGTGACACGCTGGACGCCGCCGAGGTCTTCGCGGACTCCCGGATCGCGCTGCGCGGGCTCCTGGAGGGCCGCAACATCCTGCGGGTCGTGGCCGACTGCGCGTACACCAACACGGGCGAGGGCCTGCACCGCTTCGTCGACCCGGTCGACGACCAGGCGTACCTCTACACCCAGTTCGAGGTCCCCGACGCCCGCCGGGTGTTCGCCAGCTTCGAGCAGCCGGACCTGAAGGCGACCTTCCAGTTCACCGTGAAGGCGCCGGAGGGCTGGACGGTCATCTCCAACTCGCCGACGCCCGAGCCCGACGGACAGCTCTGGGTGTTCGAGCCGACGCCGCGGATCTCGA
The DNA window shown above is from Streptomyces sp. NBC_00670 and carries:
- a CDS encoding alpha/beta fold hydrolase; the encoded protein is MTEYLAVDGGRIAYDVVGDGPLVVLAHGVGDSRFAYRAVVPRLVAAGYRVAAVDLRGCGESSVEWASFSRTDVAGDLLALVRHLGGPAVLVGHSFSGGAATIAAAREPELITAVVELAPFTRKQSMKLGDLRVSRFRKGMVRLLGAGLFGSPRLWRAYLEVAYPGVRPADWERRTARIDALMSEPGRMKAMQAMGRSAPDDAGAQLGNVRCPVLVVEGTLDPDWADPRAEGEAILAELPQGLGRLEMIEGAGHYAHDQYPDQVTSLMLPFLAETARA
- a CDS encoding TetR/AcrR family transcriptional regulator, with the protein product MPRAGLDPAVVVAAGAALADEVGAGRLTMGLLAERLGVRTPSLYKHVAGQEDLNRRIAALALSEAGDAVGTAVQGRAGRDALAAAARAFRTYVLDHPGRYAATIGMEPTGPDDPLAAGGRRLLEPLLAVLRGYDLAEADETHALRMLRSLFHGFATLQSAGGFRWSTDVDESFEWLVDFVDRGLRAP
- a CDS encoding S8 family serine peptidase yields the protein MTSDPQRAPISGARRRAARVAVATGLVAALSAAGPIPLAVAAGHTTTAAADPADPAAAPVKSGPAKLGSDDADLLAQAKAGGDKTVTMMVATAPGKTEQVAGELDAVKGGSVGRTYDKLGYVRATVPTAKADAAIAAATKLSSVHAIDLRQEIALDDPTPSADTAKDTKAAKGANKRAAERTYPAPGKNTPAVNPYNPSFETGAVDFVRQNPKADGRGITIGILDSGVDLGHPALQKTTTGQRKIVDWVTATDPIVDGDQTWRPMVSSVSGPTFTYGGRTYTAPAGSYQVSTFKESYTTGGDAAGDANRDGDTTDSWGVLYDAAAGTVRVDLNDNGDFTDDTPMKPYKDGYQVGYFGTDDPKTDVAERQPFVVQIRKDVPMDPYGGSWVGKKADFVNIGVIESEHGTHVAGITAANGLFGGRMDGAAPGAQIVSSRACTWSGGCTNVALTEGMIDLVANRGVDIVNMSIGGLPALNDGANARATMYTRLIDTYGVQLVISAGNSGPGANTIGDPGLADKVISVGASISRETWAANYGSAVRTKYAMMPFSSRGPREDGGFTPTLTAPGAAINTTQTWLPGAPVPEAGYALPAGYSMLQGTSMASPQAAGASALLLSAAKQKHIDLTPAKLRTALTSTADHISGVQAYEEGAGLIDIVAAWRSIRHGASAHTYTVKAPVDTAIDYALTTPGFGTGLYDREGGLKAGQHKTYDVTVTRTSGPSGGVWHRLRLANDATHTFRIVGSPLVRLPLNEPVTVHVRATPRSAGLKSAILEVDDPRTEGTDQQILTTVVVSTPAKYTYTASGSVQRNSTRSYFVTVPEGATSLEVAIGGLRDKSQTRFIGIHPYGVPVDETSTPYCYNNYLDGNGCRPDARSYAEPQAGVWEIEVEARRTSPLLDNPYKLDVTVLGAEFDPATVNVPEAKVGTPATASWKVTNKFAALEGTLKGGPLGSSKTDRPSLAQGETRTTTVVVPEGAASLDVAIGGTSDTGADLDLTVYDASGAQVAQSADGDSEESVSVAKPAAGTYTVEVVGYSVPAGTTEYDYRDVFFSSSLGTVTVASSAPVKLGTGSSATVDAQVTAAAAAPEGREFFGRVQLVNARGTVAGTGSVSIGKVVR
- a CDS encoding aspartate-semialdehyde dehydrogenase — protein: MRVGIVGATGQVGTVMRRILKERDFPVTELRLFASARSAGTVVDGVTVEDASQADYTGLDIVLFSAGGATSKALAEKVASQGAVVIDNSSAWRRDPDVPLVVSEVNPHAALNRPKGIIANPNCTTMAAMPVLKPLHEEAGLQALVVATYQAVSGSGLAGVAELHGQTQKVVAEADRLTHDGAAVDFPEPNVYKRPIAFNVLPLAGNLVDDGLNETDEEQKLRNESRKILEIPELKVSGTCVRVPVFSGHSLQVNARFARPLSPERATELLGGAPGVALSDIPTPLQAAGQDPSYVGRIRADETVDNGLALFISNDNLRKGAALNAVQIAELVAAELNEKK